The Arachis hypogaea cultivar Tifrunner chromosome 14, arahy.Tifrunner.gnm2.J5K5, whole genome shotgun sequence genome has a segment encoding these proteins:
- the LOC112743505 gene encoding uncharacterized protein has protein sequence MQAQARMTVEGAQRVVNDGDRGGRKVLQHQQQSQQPPQMGTVSQLLAGGIAGAFGKTCTAPLSRLTILFQVQGMQFDVAAAAALSKPSIWCEASRIVTEEGFRAFWKGNLVTVAHRLPYTAVNFYAYERYKSIIHSILGEKLGGNTSTDPFVHFIGGGLSGITAATATYPLDLVRTRLAAQRSAIYYNGISHAFNTICREEGFLGLYKGLGATLLGVGPSIAISFSVYEGLRSFWKSQRPDDSTIMISLACGSLSGIASSTATFPLDLVRRRMQLEGLGGRARIYNTSLLGTFGHIIQNEGVRGLYRGILPEYYKVVPGVGIVFMTYETLKILISSIQSY, from the exons ATGCAAGCGCAGGCGCGAATGACGGTTGAAGGTGCGCAGAGGGTGGTGAACGATGGTGATCGTGGCGGGAGGAAGGTGTTGCAGCATCAGCAGCAAAGTCAGCAACCGCCGCAGATGGGAACTGTGTCTCAGCTTCTTGCCGGTGGCATAGCAGGCGCCTTTGGAAAGACCTGCACTGCTCCACTTTCACGCCTCACTATTCTTTTTcag GTGCAAGGTATGCAATTTGATGTGGCAGCAGCAGCAGCGTTGAGCAAGCCTAGCATATGGTGTGAGGCCTCACGCATTGTCACTGAAGAAGGATTTAGAGCATTTTGGAAAGGCAATTTGGTGACAGTAGCCCATCGACTTCCTTATACCGCAGTCAACTTCTATGCCTATGAACGCTACAAGAGT ATAATACATTCAATTTTGGGGGAGAAACTCGGAGGAAATACAAGTACAGACCCCTTTGTGCACTTCATAGGTGGTGGTTTGTCTGGCATAACAGCTGCTACTGCCACATATCCGTTGGATCTAGTGAGAACCCGACTTGCCGCACAG AGAAGTGCCATTTACTACAATGGCATCTCCCATGCCTTTAATACAATATGCAGGGAAGAAGGCTTCTTGGGTCTTTACAAGGGACTTGGAGCAACATTATTG GGTGTTGGGCCGAGTATAGCGATAAGTTTTTCTGTTTATGAAGGCTTACGTTCATTTTGGAAGTCGCAAAG GCCTGATGATTCAACAATCATGATCAGCCTTGCTTGTGGCAGTCTTTCAGGCATTGCGTCATCAACAG CAACATTTCCTTTGGATCTAGTAAGGCGCCGGATGCAGTTAGAGGGGCTTGGGGGTCGAGCTCGCATCTATAATACCAGTCTGTTGGGAACATTTGGACACATAATTCAGAATGAAGGGGTACGAGGTTTGTATAGAGGCATTTTGCCTGAGTACTACAAGGTTGTTCCCGGCGTGGGCATTGTCTTTATGACTTATGAGACATTAAAGATCCTTATATCAAGCATTCAGAGTTATTAA